The Lolium rigidum isolate FL_2022 chromosome 1, APGP_CSIRO_Lrig_0.1, whole genome shotgun sequence region ATTTGGAGAGGGGGCCATCTTCTATGTACACAATTGCCTATCAAGAGAGGAAATAATCATCTGCCTTCTACAAGGAATTTGATACATGTATGATATCATTTACCCTTTCACTGAACTTATGATGTAAGGAAGTGCATGCGATGCTTCACATCATGAAAACATGGACCAGTTACCTTAAAGCATTTGCAATTTCAGCACTCTTAGGGTCAAGCTTCAAGCCATCTGCAAAAGCCTCACATGCTTTCTCATAGTCCTGTAAGTAGATACAACCAGAAGATCAATTCTATGGTCGTCACCATGGATGCTTGAAAAAAAGCAACTATGTTCTTTTTTACCTTCTGTAACATAAAAGCTGCCCCTTGTCGATAACAGGCTTTTGGCCAATGAGGTCGTGCCATTCTGCACATAGTAGCATAGGAGAGAGCACCGCTTCCGTTCCCGCCACGCAACGAGCAAAGACTCAGATTTGCCAATATGGTTACACGATCATCTGGACTAGGGTCAAATGCCATTACCTACAGTACACCAATTACATACAGGTTTTAGCAATACCTAAAACAGCATTCCAAGATAATAAATAGATCAATGAGGATAACGCTCAAATAGTGTTATGCTGATTGATATAGAGCTTGAGCACATGAAACGAGCAACTGTGTTGGACAAGCTGGTACATTTCAAAGTAGAAACTAGTATTGCATTGCTTCAGCCCTCTGAACACAAACTGCTCAACTATGTCATTGTTGCTAAGATACAATAGCTGTCATTTAACGGATGAATATTACACTCTTTTCAAATCTCCTAAATAATGGAACTACTATCTCCATTCAAGATGTAAGGCATTGACCATTAATTTCTATAAATGTATGCTGTAGTAGAATATAAAATAATACATACTACGAGAGCATGTCTCATGATAGGTCTAATTAAGATACTAATTGATGTTGTAGTGCTGGTACTTGGTTTTATATAACGATTGACTAAAATGCCTTACACTCTGTAGTGGAGGAAGCATCTAAGGACGCAAGTTTTACCAGAAAGATGTAGCATTAGCTTTCAACAAAACTACAGTGTTGACTGAGGtcaattgtttagaatatacaaaACATCTGTCATTCAGGCAATAATGACTTACACAACTATAGAACTGCGACGCTATAAAATATTGCTCTCTCTGAAAGGCCTCCTTAGCTTTCTGTTTCAGTCCAGTTCTTCTCTTTTCACACTTCTGTTTATCCTGAGCACATAATTTTTGTGGTTAGAACAAATATGCAGAACTGGAATTTCATGGAATCTGTACCAATTTGCAAGTTTCAGCCTGAATAGCCTAATTGTCACTTAGTTACTTGATAAGATCAAATTGCGTTATGTTGCAGTTTTGAAGGTTTATCATAGATTCATTATAAAAACTATTGGCCGGAGCGAAAAACTACAAAAATTTGCACATTATTACATGAGTAGTTGCTCATGCAGTCATACCCAAAGATTGGAATTTTGCCAGTAGTGACGCAAGGGATGAGAAGTAAAATTTGCATTGCATACTTTGTACATTTGCCTTTGTGAAAATACTAAGTTAAAACTATTTCTTCTCTGGATGACAGGCAGAACTGCTGGATAATAGCAATTATGATAATAATCCATGGAGATAAATACTATGTGTAACTGCAAGTGAGGATAGAAGGAAACACATGCCCTCGGTTTCAAACCAAAGGATTCCACATGAGAAATGATTCCATCGATACTCCATTCGGGCAGTGTTGGAATTGGAGAAGTTAAAGGGAATAACATTTCAACCATGTCCCTTCTGCCTTCAGAAGCAGCAAATTCAATAGGTGTTCTACCAAACTGCAAGAATAACAGAAAAGGTTGGTTTTACAATTAATCATCACCCAGCATAAATACTATGTAGAAGTAGCATTTTGAGTTTCTTTTACTTCTACAAGACTATCAAGAAGCTGTACATTTTTCTCAATACATAGTTTAGTAGATAACAAACATTTGCATGACATGTTCTGAAAGTTACAACGCAAGAGATTTTAAACCTACAATGTTTAAACATCACATGTACTGAGAGTGAGGGTAGAAGACAATATACACGGAACAGGTTAGTATAATATGTGTCCGATGTTTTCTGCGGAGCATGTAAGTTTTGATAAAGAATTGTGTGTTTACTCCTCATTCAAGCCTGCTCCTCGCAGCATGAGTACACTTTTCTCAAACACACGCCTAGAAGGAACCACCAAGGAGACGGCAAAAGTACAAAGGATGTAGCAAAGCTACAAAAACAGAACTCAAGAAGAAATGGAAAACTGAACTGTACAAGGCCAGCACCCCTAGCCTAGCCTACAAGGACTCAGGTGGGCTAGCATGAGTACACTTGGTCAGAAAAAGTATAGGCAAGCAGATTATTCTAATTTGTCAAGAGTCTACAGCCTAACTTTACCCTATAGGGAAACAATGCTTAGCTACCTATAACAGAGTTGATGCATGAAATAGATCATGACAAAGGATAACATCAAAAGAGGATACCAATAAAACTCACTTCATCTGGAATATTGGGGTTAGCACCAGTATCTAGTAAGCATTGCACGGTGCCAGGTAAGCCATATTGCACGGCCAAAATCAAGTTAGTAATACCACTGAAGTCAACGAAATTCACATCAGCACCTGCCTATGTAAATGAACAACTGTTTGATCATTTgagctaatgcttcacatgtcaGCCATAAAAATGTGTTTATATAGAAATGCTAATGAAGCTGGCACAGAGTTCACTTTAAGAAAGTTCCACACGAAGAGAGAGTACTGACCTGAATGAGTAGCTTCACACATTCTAGTGACTTAGTACGCATGGCCCAACTCAATGGAGTATAATTAAGACTGCAAACCTTATTAGGCTGTGGAAAGTGGAAGAAATAGAAAGAAATGTGTTTATATAGAAACTATACATAACACACTCTTCCCCTTAAAAAAAAAGAACATAACACAGACTTCTAGGAAAGTGAGCAAGTTCCACTATAGGAAAATTAATTACTGTCCGTGTAAAATTTGTGTTGTTTCGCACAATGTATACTCTTTTATTTAAACTCAAATAGAATATAGAGAAGGAGCACAAGTGCAATTGAACACAAGATTTCAATTTCAGAGTTGTTCTTTTGCACACAGCCAAGGAGAGAATCAAGAAACTAATGTCTTACATCGGCATGGTGCTCCAACAAAAATTTCATCATGCAGTCTTGCTTGTGTAGAGCAGCTGCATGCAACGGTGTCCCTTGTACAGAATGTAAATCCACATTGATTCCTCTTGAAAGCAGCAGTTCTACTATTTCAAAATTTCCTggcaaaaaaattataaaaaattgGCAACATGTAGCAGTAGCTGTCTTTGTTAACAGATCTGCATTGAATGAACTCCAGACAAGGCTTCAGTTTATCAAACATTAACTGATCAGTATCCTTCAGTTACCAATGATCCCATCCAGGATGATGTTTACAAATGTGATCGGATTGGGACTAATTATACTTTCACTACTTCTGTATCTAAGCCTCAGCAGTAGAAAAAtcatcaagttttagtttatacaAGTTTACAATCAATACCTTGAATAAGAAACAATAGGAAATCAAACATGTAGTTTCCAAACTCAAAAGGTGTTCTCAAGAAAACATGGCACTCTTTCTTCTTTCATCATGCAAAGGAATCAATCACATAGAAACATATGGCAAGATATGCTAAAACAGAAGCATGAAGCGCATCGCTTTTACGAGCAGAGGTGTCATGGTAGTCAACCGTCATGATCTCAAGAGCGAAAATTGCAGCCCTGGGCCATGATTGTGTGTTTCATCCTTAGTTTATTCCTTAGGCAAGTCTCTTCAAACAAAGAGAGGCTGGCAATCAAATCTCAACGAAAGGAAGGCCGATCTTATCGAAAGCATTTGGGTGCCAATTTCTTCAATCAATGAGAAATTAACAAGTTCCTCCTATATCGTAATTTAGTACTTTTGGCTTTCCATTCCCATATCCACCTCATAACCAAGCCTTCCCCTTTGGGTTTAAAACATGGGGATATGAACCGTTCACATCCCTATCAAATCCATGCCATTTTTCTTTAATCATTTCCACCATGAAACATAGGATCCATTTTTATTTCTCATTCCCGCTATCGAAACATAGGATCAGACTTAACACAAGCAAGCATTCTGATTCAATTTTTCATATCCCTACAGCTATAAGAGTCCTAAACGGAAAGCGACAACAATTATTTTTCGGAGTCTAATGCTGCATTGCTGCTTATATCCATAGATGTGGGTTTCAAATGAAAAAAGATCGAAGTGACTATAATTAAATTCCCTAAAATATGTGATGTATCGACTCCAAATATATTTCTTGAGAAATAGAGAGACCTTTTGCTGCAGCGGCATGGAGAGGTGACCATATTTTGCCAGCTAATGGATCAGCACCATGATCAATAAGATATCTTGCAGCAGCAGCTCCTCCATAAAAGGCAGAATAGAACAGCGGTGTCTCACCTGCAACAACACGAAAAAAAAAACAGCAGGAGAGCTCAACAAACTCACACCATTAATTCCTGCCCTCTACCGAAAAATTTCATTCATAGACAATTACACAAGGCATCTGGGTCAGCTGTAGAGAAAACAAAAATGTGGTAACAGTTCCCTGATGAAGTATCAAATGCCTTTCCATCGATCTGACATATGCTTACTGTTTACAATTAAAGAGGTTCCAAGATTCCACGATTACTGATAGAAGCGACACTTCAGATACATTCCACAGATATCCATTTGCCCATATAACATGTCTGAAGAAATGGCTGTATTGTATATACTGTATTTGATTTACAACTTAACTGTAAATGCACACGACATGTGATACGTACCAAATTTGAAGCCTAAAATACAAATTTCACATGGTAGTGAATAGTCACCAACACAGATAACGAAGTAAAAGTTGAAGAGGTGCAAAATTGAGGAACAACGGGACTAGTGGAGAGGACGAAACCTTTGAAGTTGGGTTGATTGACATCGAGGCGGAGGTCCTCGACGATGTACCTGCAGACCTCAACACTCCCCGCCGcggccgccaggtgcagcgcgcgGTTCCCTTCGCCATCCGTCACCGTCGCCATCACGGAGGCCTCGCCTTGGCCCCCCGAGTCGAGACCCCGCGCCATCTCTTCGCAGCACGAACGCAATGCGGGAAAGAAAATCGGGAGCCAAGTCAAAAGTACTGACCACGCTGCTATGCTATGAAACCCTAGGAGCACAAGGAAGCGGCGGGATTACTCTTGAGGAGGCGGAGGTTGCCTTCGGAGGCGGCGAAGAGTAGCACCTCCTCCCGCTCCTGCTTCCCCATCGCCGCCATCTCCATGGCCAGCGAGCAGCAGCAGCCTGAGCGAGAGCGGCGGTGTCAAAGTGCAGTGTGGAATGGAGGAAGACGAGGAGACCGTGGCGGCCACATTTGACAGGCTTCAATTTACGGCCCGGAAGCTCTTTCGGGCTGGGCCTGGGATTTCTATATTCAGCCCGAAAATAACCCGGCCTGGCTAGAACACTTTAAACCCGTACAGATCTGCTTTTTTTCTTTCCAGAAGGGATCTCCCCTATTCCCTTTTTTTTCGTGTATATCGGAGCGTTAGTTGACAGAGAAAAATGTATATAGCAAAATAAAAGGCTTAAAGCTTTAAGAACTTTGTCAATAAAGCCTTAAGCTTCTGCACCGTTATAACAAAGTACAAACATTGACAATATCAAACATTTTGACGGAAACGAGTTCATATGTACGTGTATGAGTATGCGTAATAATAGAGAGTCAACTAATGGAATCAATGGATCAACGCATTGCCAAAAAATCAATGGATCAACTTCTAGGAAAAACAAAGACCACCCTTATTTAGAGAGCAAGAACTTGCATCGACTAAAGCTCCAAGTGCACAAGTGACACGTGCTCGTAGCATTCAAATTAACGGATCCAGCTAGTAGCAAGTGTACCATAATCAATTGGGTTTTAGTGGGAGCAAATAAACAACATGCGCACCACACCCTCGGTGACACTGAGTCACTGGCATACGGAGTAATAcgctatgtttttttttcttggagCCCGCTCTATCACATTGAAATTGTGTGAAATTGGTATCAGACAATGTGTGCACTACAACCTCGGTTGGAGAGCAAAGGAAATGAAAGAGGAAGGATTAAGGATCGTAATTGAATGTCAAGCAAAGGGCATGGTGTTCAATATCCCAACTTTTCAAAAACATGACCTAAGTTAGGGGGTTCCGCCCAAGGCCGGGCCGACATTATTTGGGGCCTGTGAGAAACTCTAACACATGCCCTATCACATAAAAAAATTATCGCATAGATTTTGATGGGGTCCTAAAATTATAGGATGGATGCGGCGTCATCAATCAATATTAACAAAATTGCTAACTAAAACTCACATGGTCTCGTTTCCTAGTCTGATTGAACAGGTGCACCAACGACCGAAACACAAGGGCTGATCCATGCTGAAGTTGATCAGCATTGGATCATTGGGTTATTAAAACACAAATTGATAACTATTGGAGCAAACTTATAAAACGCACAAACCTAAGGCGGGAGAAGACAAGCAGTGGTGCACACACCTAGTTGGATTCGATTCAGTTTTCACGATCGGCCGAGAATGGGGAAAAGACGTGCCCGTCGGCGGCCTAGGGATCCATGCCTCCATGGCTCGAGTCCCGATGGCACTACTCGGTATATCGCGAGCAGGAGTCAAATCATCTACTGGATGGATGCTACATCGCTACCTAGGAGGGCCCTCCTGCCACTATGCCATCGGTCGCTCCTTTCGGTCTTCGGTAGAACAATCGCCAATGAATACGCAGGCCAGCTCGACTTTGAGATCTAGTTCCCACTTCCCAGACTCCGCGACattgcaatttttttttgagaattgacACTCCTTGGGCCATAACCATCATGTTTCAGAAAAACAATCGCTACGTTTTTTCTCTGCGTAGGACGACGATATCCCCCAAGCGTTGGAGGTTTTATAAAATTTTAGCATAAGGTATCAAATGGGTATGAAGAAAAATGGTCAAGATGTGACGCGAGCCATTTCAGTGTCACAAGGGTTTCCGGAACCGGTATTAGGAAAAAAACGAAAACTACCCTTGCTAGGCTGTTactgttgggccgcggcccaactatCCGCCACCTGGTGAGTGGGTGTCGGTGAGTGGGTGTGCGCTCCACCGTAGTAGTCACCCCCCTGGTCGGCATACAAGAGCTCCCTAGAGCACTAAATTGGAAATTTGAGCATAAGGTATCAGCTATCAAGTATGTATGAAGAAAATGGTTAACAAGAGGAGGTTTTTGAGGCAATTTCTCAGATGGAATTGAATAAGGCTCCTggaccagatggttttccagctgagttttatcaaaaaaattggacGGTAATAAAAGATGATCTGATGGCTTTGTTTTCGCAGTTTAGCAAAGGGGATTTGcccctttataaactaaatttcggGGTTATTACATTGTTACCTAAAAAAGAGAATGTGGTCCAAATACAGCAATACAGACCTATTTTCTTACTAAATGTGTGTTTCAAGATGTTTACTAAGGTTGGTACGAATCGCAtctcggggattgccccaagagtcATAAAGCCGACCCAATCCGCCTTTATGCCAGGTAGgaatattttggaaggggtagtcatactccatgaaacaattcatgagttacatactaagaaaatggatggggtgtTATTTAAAATAGACTTCGAGAAACCttatgataaggttaaatggccTTTTTTACAACAAACCTTGCGAATGAAGGGCTTTGCCCCGGAATGGGGTCGATTAGTGCAACATTTTGTTCAAGGAGGTAGTGTTGGGTTAAAGGTGAAtaatgacattggtcattatttccagacaaaaaaaggaTTAAGGCAAGGAGACCCCTTGTCTCCAATGCTGTTTAATATTGTAGtcgatatgcttgccatcttaattggaCGAGCAAAAGAGGATGGTCAGGTTGGAGGGTTAATCCCACATTTAGTTGAGGGAGGACTTTCTATACTACAATACgctgatgatactatcctttttttggaacatgacctcaacaaagcggttaatatgaaattaattttgtgcctctttgaagagttatcggggctaaaaattaattttcataagagtgagattttttgttttggagaggcaaaggaggaagaagaccagTATAAGCAgattggatgtgatgctggacaactcccctttagatacttgggtattccaatcCACTACAAAAACTAAGAAATTCAGATTGGTACCCGGGTAGAAACAAGatttgagagtaaattaggatgctggaaagggaagttactatcctatggtgataggttagtccttattaattcagtattaactagtctaccaatgtttatgttgtctttcctacaaatacctgttggggtaaggaaacgtttggacttctatagatccatgttcttttggcagtccgatgaaaacaaaagaaaataccggcttacCAAATGGAACATTGTCTGTCGACCCAAAGATCAGGGGGGGTTTAGGTATTGAGGTCCTCGAAATCAAAAATAGATGCTTATTGAGTAAGTGGctctttaaacttcttaatgaagacggggtgtggcaagaattgctacaaaataaatacctaagacataAGACGTTATCGGAGGTTCCAGCTAGGCCTACCGATTCCCCTTTCTGGAAAGGATTGATGGGTGTTAAACAGGAGTTTTTTTCTAGGGGCTTcttcaaagtgggtaatggtatGAATACCCGCTTTTGGGAAGATACATGGTTAGGAAATACTTCTTTGGCTCATCAATATCCATCATTGTATAATATTGTACACCATAAGAATGTAACAGTTGCACATGTATTAGCCCATACACCGCTGAATATTACATTCCGAAGAGTTCTAAATGGTAATAAATGGAATTCATGGTTGCAATTATGTAGGAAACTTATGATGGTAAATTTGAATGAAGAGAatgatcgttttgtttggaaATTGTCATCAAATGGTTTATTTACAGTCAAGtcgatgtatgaggatcttatgtgtGACCACACCCCTTTTCTGAGGAAGTATCTTTGGAAGGTTAAAATTCcgctaaaaattaagattttcatgtggtttttgaaTAATAAAGTTttattaactaaagataatctagctaaacgtcattggaatgggtgtacaaaatgtgttttttgtggggAACAAGAGATCATTCAACATCTTTTCATTGAATGTCCTTTAGCAAAGCTCTtatggcgtacggttaatttcacctatgatcttccacctccaactaatgttactaatatgtttggtaattggttaaatggagtagatagacaatctaaggcttttatccggattggggtttctgctttatgttggtctatttggagggtcggAAATGATATAATCTTTAATAAAAAAGTCACATTTTATTTTTTGCAGTTTATCCATATGCTCTCCCATTGGGTTCAGCTTTGGGCCATACTCtctccggaggggcagcgggatgctatggctactggctgcacacggctcctgatggttgctcaggatatcttgtgccaggctggttggcggcatactagaaggctatgttgatgTGTAGCTCTAGTATGAGTTGTtttagatggttgatttttgtatcaatcatCGGTAATGCGTGAGTTGTAATCGATACTAATCCGACTTTTTATCTAATAAATTgccgtgtgcatcgtcatgatgcagaagccggggtatatccccatttcgaaaaagaaaaaaaagtgacATAAGCCGTGCAGCAGCACAAGTTTATACGAAACGGTCACGAGGACGGACGGACGGTCATCAACATTGGCAACCACAACGTACCAAGCAGTCTTTAGAAACGAGTTCATATGAACACGCACGCATGCGTGATATGAGAAAGTCGGAATGACAGGATCCACTCCATAAAATAATCGAGAGCTCCTTATTTAGAGAGGAAAACCTCGTGCCGACTGCAGCTGCAAGTGTACTGACGCGCGGTCGTATATGACCCAAATTAACGAACCCCGCTAGCTGCGGGTGTATTACGACTAATTTATACTAGTATCATGTTTTGTTCTCTTCTTCCGGCCGGTCGTGAGTCCTGACTTCGTCAGAATTCCCAGCAACAAGCACGAGGTAGCACAAAGACCGTAAGACCATGCCAAGCGCGAAGCACTACGTATGTACTCCCAAACTATATAAGCATGCATCCCTTCCACTGGCAGCAATTAACCAAGCTAGCCAGCTTCTTCTACACTCGACCATATCTGAAATTTCTCGGTTTCTCAGCTTCGCCTTAGTTCCCGGCTTCAAGCACTTGATCAATCGAGTGATCAGCGTGTTGGCATCATAAGAGTATAAGACATGTCCTTCTCCAAGGGCTCTTGGGTCGCGCTtggcttggtcctcttcgctgctCTCGTGTCCTCCGTCAATGGCGACCACAAGCTCTCGGCCAGGTACTACGACAAGACGTGCCCCAACGTCCAGCGAGTAGTGCGGACGGTCATGGCGAACAAGGTCGCTGGCGATCCGACGGTGGCACCCGCCCTCCTCCGGCTCTTCTTTCACGACTGCTTCGCCAACGTACGTACATAAATACGTATTACCATCATCACGTACGACCTCTATTCATGGTAATGCCTAGCTTGCTAATTACAGTGTGCGAAATGTTACATTTGGGCAGGGATGTGACGCCTCCATTCTCCTGGATAGCACGCCCTTCTCCGAGAGCGAGAAGGATGCGGTGCCCAACACTTCCGTCCGCGGATACGAGGTGATCGACGAGATCAAATCCGTGTTGGAGCATGACtgcccggccaccgtctcctgcTCCGACATAATCGCCCTCGCTTCCCGCGACGCCGTCGGCATGCTCGGAGGGCCCAGCTGGAGAATGCCACTCGGCCGCAAGGACTCACGCACGGCGGACATGTACGGCGCTGAGAACCTCCCGACCCCACATGACAACTTCACCGCGCTCGTCTCCACGTTCAGAGAGCGTGGCCTCAATGCTCGCGACATGACCGCGCTCTCCGGCGCGCACACGGTCGGGATGGCCAACTGCGAGAATTATAGAGATCGCGTCAACGACAATGTCGACATCGACGCCTCCTTCGCCGAGACAAGGCGGAAGACATGTCCAGCTGGTGATAGTGAAGGTGGCATGGCGCCGTTTGTTCAAACGCCCTTGAGATTTGACAATGCCTATTACAAGGATCTGATAGCGCGACGTGGCCTTCTCAGCTCTGACCAGGCGCTCTACGGCGCGGGTGGGCGGCAAGATGCTCTCGTGGAGATGTacagcaaaaagggtgagatgttCACGAGGGACTTTGCCAAGGCCATGGTAAAGATGGGTAACATATCGCCATCCGAGAAGACACCGGTGGAGGTTAGACTCAACTGCAGGATGGTCAACTGGTGATGATTAATGACCGGTGTTAAGGAACAGAGCCGAGTCATGGTTATAACACTCATTCGTTAGTGAGGATTTCGCCTTGGCATGATAAGTTTGTAACCGTTTATTCATTTATTTGTTTATTATGTTGTTCTGTACGTATTAAATCTTCCTATTAATGAAGGGCCAACACATTTTTTTCTTACATTCATTAATTAAGTCAGTCACGcatatttttctttaaaaaaattgcCACAACCTTGCTAGACATGTTCATTTTCCGGCTATCAACTTTCTTCTGTTCATGTCTCCACAATCCCCATAACTGAGGTCAACCCGCTTCAAATATCAAATATGGATTCTGGTAATGCAAGGGAGTTGGGTTGTCATATCGATCGATCCGAATGAGCTAGTCTTTCTACAGAGGTAAATTTGTGTCTGCACCCTCTCTAACACATGCAACTTTTGCTTGACAAGTACGTGTCTTAAGACTGACGAATTAAGTGCTTATGGTTGATGTGTGACACGTAGGCTACTTCAGAACCTACTATATTTTGGTATATGTGTAGCTATCATCAATATATGGGCATGTGCTCCAAAATcttttagactagtcacaatgagaagtatcatacactagtatcatgcacatgatactagtttatgatactaccccataatgcatagtattataagatagtatcatagtatcatcatatttaatgttttgtagaatctcaatgcaaattggtgtacatgatgtgtttgctattgagtttctagttttacgtgctatgatacggtattatattatgataccactctcatctctcacctcattaattggtgtgccacgtcagatttttgccaacatggtatgcatgatactacttatgatactcccattgtggctagtcttaatATCGATTTGCTCAGAAGCATCTATGTTCCGTTGTATGTTGTGTAATAAAAAGTTAAAACTATAATTACTACTAGCTCATACATATATCCATAGCTGCGCGATGACTTAGATCGAGCTCTATGACCTGGCCAAATTCCTGCAAGAAGAACAAACGCCGTGTTGAAAAAGTATCACACATCACTTGTACTAAAAAAGCAGTGAGAAACGGTAGAATGGACGCCTCGCTACATGTCGGTCCTAACTGGCAACGGGTTT contains the following coding sequences:
- the LOC124665283 gene encoding ankyrin-3-like; protein product: MGKQEREEVLLFAASEGNLRLLKKMARGLDSGGQGEASVMATVTDGEGNRALHLAAAAGSVEVCRYIVEDLRLDVNQPNFKGETPLFYSAFYGGAAAARYLIDHGADPLAGKIWSPLHAAAAKGNFEIVELLLSRGINVDLHSVQGTPLHAAALHKQDCMMKFLLEHHADPNKVCSLNYTPLSWAMRTKSLECVKLLIQAGADVNFVDFSGITNLILAVQYGLPGTVQCLLDTGANPNIPDEFGRTPIEFAASEGRRDMVEMLFPLTSPIPTLPEWSIDGIISHVESFGLKPRDKQKCEKRRTGLKQKAKEAFQREQYFIASQFYSCVMAFDPSPDDRVTILANLSLCSLRGGNGSGALSYATMCRMARPHWPKACYRQGAAFMLQKDYEKACEAFADGLKLDPKSAEIANALREAREAAKNAC
- the LOC124665295 gene encoding peroxidase P7-like, with translation MSFSKGSWVALGLVLFAALVSSVNGDHKLSARYYDKTCPNVQRVVRTVMANKVAGDPTVAPALLRLFFHDCFANGCDASILLDSTPFSESEKDAVPNTSVRGYEVIDEIKSVLEHDCPATVSCSDIIALASRDAVGMLGGPSWRMPLGRKDSRTADMYGAENLPTPHDNFTALVSTFRERGLNARDMTALSGAHTVGMANCENYRDRVNDNVDIDASFAETRRKTCPAGDSEGGMAPFVQTPLRFDNAYYKDLIARRGLLSSDQALYGAGGRQDALVEMYSKKGEMFTRDFAKAMVKMGNISPSEKTPVEVRLNCRMVNW